One genomic window of Methanosalsum zhilinae DSM 4017 includes the following:
- the mtaB gene encoding methanol--corrinoid protein co-methyltransferase MtaB, which produces MAVKRFTKMAYGSADEMIFGKSPKPVKAGLGLEIGAGYTTPEVNYAPRPAAGESKEKLVREYEKITTDIMSRMVQVGFPGVVLETEHVQQMTNNPKWGGEVAHAQKTIMEEFHEEYGIKCALRHTPGDIREDRDYLELRGDKYSVLMEAFDEVASKGADLLSIETMGGKEVFDHAILRNDMQGVLYGIGCLGAMDMEYIWQDIAKVAKKNNVVPAGDTDCAQANTAMFIAGGLLDKNLAHTLAIIARSVAASRSLVAYEAGATGPGKDCGYENTIVKSIAGVPISQEGKTSTDAHSDVVGNLIMQCCDLWSNESVEYHGEFGGTSVQCWAETLGYDCTLMNVALKSGNEKILRDMFVASDRYRDPQGYILAYDNAFKIGQAIAKNGDDLYLRAKNAALECCKLLDQGKKGNLELTRFEDNALAKAKADLEALTDDKDQFMSDSMEKYKSEVKVFRPEKNYGL; this is translated from the coding sequence ATGGCAGTTAAAAGATTTACTAAGATGGCCTATGGCAGTGCCGACGAAATGATCTTTGGAAAATCTCCAAAACCTGTTAAAGCCGGACTTGGTCTTGAGATCGGAGCAGGATATACCACACCCGAGGTGAACTATGCCCCAAGACCTGCTGCAGGTGAATCCAAGGAAAAGCTTGTAAGGGAATATGAAAAAATCACCACAGACATTATGTCCAGAATGGTTCAGGTAGGATTCCCGGGAGTTGTTCTGGAAACCGAACATGTCCAGCAGATGACCAACAACCCCAAGTGGGGTGGAGAAGTTGCACATGCCCAGAAAACCATCATGGAAGAGTTCCATGAAGAGTATGGTATCAAATGTGCACTAAGACACACACCAGGTGACATTCGTGAGGACCGTGACTACCTTGAATTAAGGGGTGACAAATACTCAGTACTCATGGAGGCATTTGATGAGGTTGCTTCAAAGGGAGCCGACCTACTGTCCATTGAAACAATGGGAGGTAAAGAGGTATTTGACCACGCAATCCTGAGAAACGACATGCAGGGTGTACTGTATGGTATTGGATGTCTGGGTGCAATGGATATGGAATATATCTGGCAGGACATTGCAAAAGTCGCAAAGAAAAACAATGTTGTTCCAGCCGGTGATACAGACTGTGCCCAGGCAAATACTGCTATGTTTATAGCAGGTGGTCTGCTTGACAAGAACCTTGCCCACACTCTGGCAATCATTGCCCGTTCAGTTGCTGCCTCAAGGTCACTTGTGGCATATGAAGCAGGTGCAACAGGCCCAGGAAAGGACTGTGGTTATGAGAACACAATTGTCAAATCAATAGCAGGTGTTCCAATATCTCAGGAAGGTAAGACCTCAACAGATGCACACTCAGATGTGGTCGGTAACCTGATCATGCAGTGCTGTGACCTGTGGTCCAATGAATCCGTTGAATATCACGGAGAATTTGGTGGTACATCAGTACAGTGCTGGGCAGAAACCCTTGGCTATGACTGTACACTGATGAATGTTGCACTCAAATCAGGCAATGAAAAAATCCTGAGGGACATGTTTGTTGCTTCTGACAGATACAGAGATCCACAGGGCTATATCCTTGCTTACGACAATGCTTTCAAGATTGGTCAGGCAATTGCAAAGAACGGGGATGACCTGTACCTGCGTGCAAAGAATGCAGCTCTGGAATGCTGCAAGCTTCTGGATCAGGGTAAGAAAGGCAACCTTGAACTGACCAGATTCGAGGACAATGCACTTGCAAAAGCCAAGGCAGACCTGGAGGCTCTTACAGATGACAAGGATCAGTTCATGAGCGACTCCATGGAGAAATATAAATCAGAGGTCAAGGTCTTCCGTCCTGAGAAGAACTACGGACTCTGA
- a CDS encoding FecCD family ABC transporter permease: MLKSRKTAIPVLLLLLTVTITVSTAIGSTKISPFITAQIMLNSFLELLLLSKYTGIYVSIQGAWSTSQEIIVTQIRMPRVILAVLVGASLATAGCVMQALFKNPMADPYIIGMSSGAALGASVAFFFNMPVQVTSFIVTAVTIFVVYNIARVDGKVPTDTLLLAGIAVGFFLSAITSFIIYLSHSPQNIIYWMMGGFWNSTWNRVYITAALAIIGIVALYRHSWSLNVMLLGEEQAHHLGINIEYVKKEVLIFSALITAAAVSVSGIIGFVGLIIPHIMRIIVGPDHRILLPASTIAGAIFLVFSDTIARTAMNSVELPVGIITAMFGAPFFIYLLRKRRKKIYA, encoded by the coding sequence ATGCTCAAGTCCAGAAAAACAGCTATTCCTGTACTATTACTGCTTCTTACAGTAACAATAACAGTAAGTACAGCTATCGGCTCCACAAAAATATCTCCATTTATCACGGCACAGATAATGCTCAATTCATTTCTTGAGTTGCTGCTACTGTCAAAATATACGGGCATATATGTCAGTATTCAGGGTGCCTGGAGTACAAGTCAGGAAATCATTGTGACACAGATACGCATGCCCAGAGTGATACTTGCAGTTCTTGTGGGAGCCTCACTTGCTACTGCAGGATGTGTAATGCAGGCACTTTTCAAGAATCCAATGGCAGATCCATATATAATAGGCATGTCATCCGGAGCTGCACTTGGTGCATCGGTTGCATTCTTTTTCAACATGCCAGTCCAGGTCACCTCATTTATTGTTACTGCAGTTACCATATTTGTGGTTTATAACATAGCCAGAGTTGATGGAAAGGTCCCCACAGATACACTTCTGCTGGCTGGAATTGCTGTAGGATTTTTCCTATCTGCGATCACATCCTTTATAATATACCTCTCCCACTCCCCGCAAAACATAATATACTGGATGATGGGAGGATTCTGGAATTCCACATGGAACCGAGTATATATCACAGCAGCTCTGGCAATTATAGGAATAGTGGCCCTGTACCGGCATTCATGGAGTCTTAATGTCATGCTCCTGGGTGAGGAGCAGGCCCATCATCTGGGAATCAATATAGAGTATGTGAAAAAAGAGGTTTTGATATTTTCAGCCCTTATAACCGCTGCTGCAGTGTCAGTCAGTGGAATCATAGGATTTGTAGGCCTTATTATACCTCATATTATGCGAATAATAGTAGGACCCGATCATCGGATTCTTCTGCCAGCCTCAACCATTGCAGGAGCTATTTTTCTGGTATTTTCAGATACCATAGCCAGAACTGCGATGAATTCAGTGGAACTTCCTGTAGGAATAATTACAGCCATGTTCGGTGCACCATTTTTCATATATCTTTTAAGGAAGAGGAGGAAAAAAATCTATGCTTGA
- the mtaC gene encoding methanol--corrinoid protein MtaC — translation MIEVKPSDILVRYNVKLEKEMAPEEAAAELYPKEEPVRSIAQAIFEGDEDEVIAGLDKAISGGKDPIDLIKDLMTGMNVVSKLYDDGVIFLPNVMMSADAMLEGIDYCKSKSSKTHEAKGKVVCHVAEGDVHDIGKNIVAALLRAAGYDVVDLGRDVPVEEVISAVKKEKPLMLTGTALMTTTMFAFKQINDRLVESGVKVPFQCGGGAVNQDFVEQYELGVYGEEANDAVKMANAILKSGGDIGKLREQFHQH, via the coding sequence ATGATAGAAGTAAAACCCAGTGATATTCTGGTACGATACAATGTAAAATTGGAAAAGGAAATGGCACCCGAAGAGGCTGCTGCAGAACTTTATCCAAAAGAAGAGCCAGTTCGCTCGATTGCACAGGCAATCTTTGAGGGCGATGAAGATGAAGTAATTGCAGGTCTTGATAAGGCTATAAGTGGCGGGAAGGATCCGATTGATCTTATAAAGGATCTGATGACAGGAATGAACGTTGTCAGCAAGCTATATGATGACGGTGTAATATTCCTGCCAAACGTGATGATGTCTGCAGATGCAATGCTTGAAGGTATTGACTACTGTAAATCCAAATCAAGCAAAACACATGAGGCAAAAGGTAAAGTCGTCTGCCATGTGGCAGAGGGTGACGTACACGACATCGGTAAAAACATCGTTGCTGCACTGTTAAGAGCAGCAGGATATGATGTTGTGGACCTTGGAAGAGATGTTCCTGTAGAGGAAGTCATCTCTGCTGTCAAGAAAGAGAAACCTCTGATGCTGACTGGCACAGCCCTGATGACAACCACCATGTTCGCTTTCAAACAGATCAATGACAGACTGGTTGAGAGTGGTGTGAAGGTTCCATTCCAGTGTGGTGGCGGAGCAGTCAACCAGGACTTTGTGGAACAGTACGAACTCGGAGTATATGGCGAGGAAGCAAATGATGCTGTAAAGATGGCCAATGCTATACTCAAGAGTGGTGGAGATATTGGTAAGCTGAGGGAGCAGTTCCATCAACATTAA
- the mtaC gene encoding methanol--corrinoid protein MtaC, translating to MLDINPDRILVRYNVKLEECMTPEEAAEELYPADEMIRPITRAIFEGDEDEVIEGLQRAMDSGMDPLYLINEALMVGMEIVSRLYDEGVIYLPDVIISAHAMIDGIEFCKEMSHIPLEFNKGKVVSFVVEGDIHDIGKTIVTILLRANGYDVIDLGRDVPVEEVVDTVKREKPLFLSGTALMTTTMHSFKQIKEKLEQDGVNVPFVCGGGAVTQDFVSHYDLGIYGEEAADVPKIADAILKGLSIEQLRNKFHRH from the coding sequence ATGCTTGATATAAATCCTGACCGAATTCTTGTAAGATACAATGTCAAACTGGAAGAGTGCATGACTCCTGAGGAAGCCGCTGAAGAACTCTATCCAGCAGATGAAATGATCCGCCCGATCACCAGGGCTATCTTTGAAGGTGATGAGGATGAAGTCATAGAGGGCCTGCAAAGGGCAATGGATTCAGGAATGGATCCGCTTTATCTTATAAACGAAGCTCTGATGGTAGGTATGGAGATCGTATCCAGGCTTTATGATGAAGGTGTTATCTATCTTCCGGATGTGATCATTTCAGCACACGCAATGATCGATGGTATTGAGTTCTGTAAGGAGATGTCGCATATACCTCTGGAGTTCAATAAAGGCAAGGTGGTATCCTTTGTGGTGGAGGGAGATATTCATGATATTGGAAAGACGATTGTGACAATACTTCTTCGTGCGAATGGTTATGATGTGATCGATCTTGGCAGGGATGTACCGGTCGAGGAAGTTGTGGATACTGTTAAACGAGAAAAACCCCTGTTTCTGAGTGGAACAGCTCTGATGACCACGACAATGCACTCTTTCAAGCAGATTAAGGAAAAACTTGAACAAGATGGGGTCAACGTTCCTTTCGTATGCGGCGGGGGGGCGGTTACACAGGATTTTGTATCCCATTATGACCTTGGAATTTATGGTGAGGAAGCTGCAGATGTACCAAAAATTGCAGATGCCATACTTAAAGGTCTGAGTATAGAACAGCTCAGAAACAAATTCCACAGGCACTGA
- the mtaB gene encoding methanol--corrinoid protein co-methyltransferase MtaB, translating to MTLKRFTEMAYENADEMVFGSAIRPVKAGFGIEIGAGSTIPEINYAPRPAAAETREKIVREYEKITTDIMQRMIQLGFPAVVLETEHVQQMTRNPGWGAEVAHVQKTIMEEFHEEYGIKCALRHTAADIREEHNQLRLRGDRYSLLMESFEEIASSGADMLSIESMGGKEIFDHAILKNDMKGVLYSIGCLGAIDMEYLWTDIVKIAEKNRAVASGDPGCAQANTAMFIAGGLLDKNLAHTQATIARSIAASRSLVAHEAGATGPAKDCGYENTILKSIAGVPISQEGKSSSCAHSDIMGNLMMQCCDLWSNESVEYHGEFGGMSVQCWAETLSYDCSMLNVAIETGYAKILRDILMLSDRYRDPQGYVLAYDNAYRIGQAIVKDGDDLYLRAKNAALKCCRLLTQAPENKLKMSRFECSALHKARMELESFTDDGDQFMLECLDKYVAEVKSFIPANYQL from the coding sequence ATGACTCTTAAAAGATTTACTGAAATGGCCTATGAAAACGCAGATGAAATGGTCTTTGGAAGTGCCATAAGGCCTGTAAAGGCCGGATTTGGTATTGAGATTGGGGCAGGATCCACCATCCCTGAAATAAATTATGCTCCAAGACCTGCTGCAGCAGAAACCCGGGAAAAGATTGTTAGGGAATATGAGAAGATCACAACAGACATAATGCAGAGAATGATCCAGCTGGGTTTTCCGGCAGTTGTTCTGGAAACCGAACATGTCCAGCAGATGACCCGCAATCCCGGCTGGGGTGCAGAGGTGGCACATGTACAGAAAACCATAATGGAAGAGTTCCATGAGGAATATGGAATTAAATGTGCACTGAGGCATACTGCAGCGGATATACGTGAAGAACACAATCAACTGCGTCTACGGGGTGACAGGTATTCCCTTCTCATGGAGTCCTTTGAAGAGATAGCATCAAGTGGTGCAGACATGCTGTCTATAGAATCTATGGGTGGTAAAGAAATATTTGACCATGCAATTCTCAAAAACGATATGAAAGGCGTACTGTACTCAATCGGATGTCTTGGGGCGATTGATATGGAGTATCTGTGGACCGATATTGTAAAGATCGCAGAGAAGAACAGGGCTGTTGCCTCAGGAGATCCCGGATGTGCCCAGGCAAATACTGCCATGTTTATAGCAGGTGGTCTGCTTGACAAGAACCTTGCCCATACCCAGGCAACTATTGCCCGCTCTATTGCAGCTTCGAGATCACTTGTGGCACATGAGGCTGGTGCAACAGGTCCTGCAAAGGATTGTGGCTATGAGAACACAATTCTCAAGTCCATAGCAGGTGTACCCATATCCCAGGAAGGCAAAAGCTCAAGCTGTGCACATTCTGACATAATGGGCAACCTGATGATGCAGTGCTGTGATCTGTGGTCCAATGAATCGGTAGAGTATCATGGTGAATTTGGTGGAATGTCTGTACAGTGCTGGGCAGAAACACTCTCCTATGACTGCAGTATGCTTAATGTGGCAATAGAGACCGGATACGCTAAAATATTGCGAGATATCCTGATGCTTTCAGATCGATACAGGGATCCCCAGGGATATGTCCTTGCATATGACAATGCATACAGGATAGGCCAGGCAATTGTAAAGGATGGGGATGACCTTTATCTGCGTGCAAAGAATGCAGCTCTCAAATGTTGCAGATTGCTTACACAGGCTCCTGAGAATAAACTCAAAATGTCACGTTTTGAGTGTAGTGCACTTCATAAGGCACGCATGGAACTTGAGTCCTTTACAGATGATGGTGATCAGTTCATGCTGGAGTGTCTGGATAAATATGTGGCAGAGGTAAAGAGCTTCATTCCGGCTAATTATCAACTCTGA
- a CDS encoding heme ABC transporter ATP-binding protein: MLEVRDLCIGYSNKPILKNINISVKKGEMLGIVGPNGTGKTTLLRSINNFLKPESGAVLIDGKDIRNMQPREIASKIAVVSQNITVNFEFTVEDIVMMGRTPYIKGSETSKDFEIVRDAMEKTNTYSFRERIATTLSGGELQRVIIARALAQTPEILLLDEPTSHLDIAHQVEILNLVKSIARKDIAVITVIHDLNMAAHYCDKICMLYGGEILANGETSQVLSPVNIEHAFKIPVEVKILEHTNSVHIFPVISAMDQNCRTTVNPL; this comes from the coding sequence ATGCTTGAGGTCAGAGATTTATGTATTGGTTACTCAAACAAACCAATCCTGAAAAATATCAATATCAGTGTAAAGAAAGGGGAAATGCTGGGTATAGTCGGACCAAATGGTACAGGTAAGACAACACTTCTCAGATCCATCAACAATTTTCTAAAGCCTGAATCCGGGGCTGTTCTGATAGATGGAAAAGATATCAGAAATATGCAGCCCAGGGAAATTGCCAGCAAAATAGCAGTGGTTTCACAGAATATCACTGTAAATTTTGAGTTTACAGTTGAGGATATAGTAATGATGGGACGCACTCCCTATATAAAGGGATCTGAAACCAGTAAGGATTTTGAAATAGTTCGGGATGCAATGGAAAAAACAAATACCTACAGTTTCAGGGAAAGGATTGCAACTACCTTAAGTGGTGGTGAATTGCAGAGAGTGATAATTGCACGAGCTCTTGCCCAGACCCCTGAGATTCTGCTTCTTGATGAACCCACTTCACATCTTGATATTGCACATCAGGTAGAGATACTCAATCTTGTCAAAAGCATTGCAAGAAAAGACATTGCTGTGATAACTGTGATCCATGACCTCAATATGGCAGCTCATTACTGTGATAAGATCTGCATGCTCTATGGTGGAGAGATTCTTGCAAATGGTGAAACCTCCCAGGTTCTCTCACCTGTCAATATAGAACATGCATTCAAGATTCCGGTAGAGGTTAAAATACTGGAACATACAAATTCAGTTCATATATTCCCTGTAATATCTGCAATGGACCAAAACTGCAGAACAACGGTCAACCCGCTATGA
- a CDS encoding hydantoinase/oxoprolinase N-terminal domain-containing protein has product MQYSLGIDAGGTYTDAIIVRDSDGSIVEYNKSMTTYPDMLEGIENAIDGLDPSMLSDVHLVSVSTTLATNTVLEGTGDPVALILLGDHPHRQYPAADILHSSGGHDSNGEELESLDPGNIRSFVKKTKSKVSAFAVSSYFSIRNPEHELEAKKIVQEMTDMPVVCGHELSQDIGVYERAVTATLNARLIPITQKFIQATISAVKNRGIDARMLMLKCDGSVIGIKDALEKPIETIFSGPAASLVGASFLTGMDTCAVIDVGGTSTDVSILSKGVPELSETGAVVGGWKTRVRATRMETSAMGGDSHIWVKDRKAFIGPKRVIPLCYAAVKYQGFLEKLKRDQPTPRSTLDENIQPTKFFVRTGRKAGELTTSEKNLLRVIGDDPLSFGDIANLTSKPPASQVMDALIRKRLVQAIGFTPTDVLHVLGEYTQWSRDASLAGADRISKLAHMQKYEFCTYVKKRFTQNMAYHLLTFMLPMIPCEGIEEMLAESEHVRFKLDLPVVLLGGPVKAYDQDLKNIIDADITVPEFAHVGNAAGALFGKGIKRVEIMIKPESMTHPDENFLVFSSAGRYKFDEYIQALDFARSHGRDIISRYMSECGFNDDQIEIKTREKRLSPEGWPHPPMETHVVVVGVGIPDIGKK; this is encoded by the coding sequence ATGCAATACAGTCTGGGTATAGATGCAGGAGGCACGTATACTGATGCTATTATAGTAAGAGATTCTGATGGGTCGATAGTCGAATATAACAAATCAATGACAACCTACCCTGATATGCTTGAAGGTATAGAGAATGCAATCGATGGGCTTGATCCCTCAATGCTTTCAGATGTGCATCTTGTTTCTGTATCCACTACTCTGGCAACAAATACTGTGCTTGAGGGGACAGGAGATCCTGTGGCACTGATTCTGCTGGGAGATCACCCTCACAGGCAGTACCCTGCAGCAGATATTCTGCATTCCAGTGGAGGACATGATAGTAATGGTGAAGAACTCGAATCCCTTGACCCAGGCAATATAAGATCATTTGTCAAAAAAACAAAGAGCAAGGTTTCTGCCTTTGCAGTATCATCCTATTTCAGTATACGAAACCCTGAACATGAACTGGAAGCTAAAAAAATAGTTCAGGAAATGACGGATATGCCGGTGGTATGCGGTCATGAACTATCCCAGGATATTGGAGTATATGAAAGGGCAGTAACCGCCACCCTCAATGCCCGTCTCATTCCCATAACCCAGAAATTCATACAGGCCACCATCTCAGCAGTAAAAAATCGCGGAATCGATGCCAGGATGTTGATGCTCAAATGTGATGGGTCGGTGATAGGGATCAAAGATGCACTTGAAAAACCTATAGAAACCATTTTTTCAGGTCCTGCTGCAAGCCTGGTAGGGGCATCTTTTCTTACCGGAATGGACACATGTGCTGTTATTGATGTGGGGGGTACCAGTACAGATGTATCCATTCTGTCAAAGGGCGTACCTGAACTGAGCGAAACTGGTGCTGTTGTTGGAGGCTGGAAGACCCGAGTCCGGGCCACAAGAATGGAAACTTCGGCCATGGGAGGAGACAGTCATATCTGGGTCAAGGACAGGAAGGCTTTTATAGGCCCAAAAAGGGTTATCCCTCTATGCTATGCTGCTGTTAAATATCAGGGCTTTCTGGAAAAACTCAAACGTGATCAACCCACCCCAAGAAGTACACTTGATGAGAATATCCAGCCAACGAAATTTTTTGTAAGAACTGGAAGGAAAGCAGGGGAGTTGACAACTTCAGAAAAGAACCTTTTAAGGGTTATAGGTGATGACCCTCTCTCCTTTGGAGATATTGCAAATCTGACCTCAAAACCTCCTGCCTCACAGGTGATGGATGCACTGATCAGAAAAAGACTGGTCCAGGCAATTGGTTTTACCCCAACAGATGTTCTCCATGTTCTCGGAGAATATACACAATGGAGCAGGGATGCTTCACTTGCTGGAGCTGACAGAATATCCAAACTGGCCCACATGCAGAAATATGAATTCTGTACCTATGTGAAGAAGAGATTCACCCAAAACATGGCATACCATCTGTTGACCTTTATGCTGCCAATGATTCCTTGTGAGGGAATTGAGGAAATGCTTGCTGAAAGTGAACATGTACGGTTCAAACTGGATTTACCTGTAGTGCTTCTTGGAGGACCTGTGAAAGCATATGATCAGGACCTGAAGAATATAATTGATGCTGATATCACTGTCCCTGAGTTTGCTCATGTTGGTAATGCTGCAGGTGCACTTTTTGGAAAAGGTATCAAGAGAGTCGAGATAATGATCAAACCTGAATCCATGACTCATCCGGATGAAAATTTCCTGGTTTTTTCAAGTGCTGGAAGGTACAAATTTGATGAGTATATTCAGGCACTTGATTTTGCAAGAAGCCATGGGAGGGATATTATATCCAGATACATGTCAGAATGTGGATTCAACGATGATCAGATTGAAATTAAAACAAGAGAGAAAAGACTGTCACCTGAAGGCTGGCCCCATCCTCCAATGGAGACTCATGTTGTGGTGGTAGGTGTTGGAATTCCTGATATTGGAAAAAAGTAA
- the wrbA gene encoding NAD(P)H:quinone oxidoreductase: MKINVIFHSIYGHIYRMAEAVAEGAAEVKGSDVKLMQVEEMLSEEVLDKMGATETKRMFSHIPVATVDDLAKGDATIFGVPTRYGMMTAQMRAFLDATGSLWQKGALVGKVGSVFTSTATQHGGQEATILSFHTTLLHHGMIIAGVPYSVPGISVMDEVSGGGPYGASTIAAPDGSRYPSENELSVAKFQGRHVAEITKKMVE, from the coding sequence ATGAAGATAAACGTGATATTTCACAGTATATACGGCCATATATACAGAATGGCAGAAGCTGTAGCAGAAGGGGCAGCAGAGGTTAAAGGAAGCGATGTCAAACTGATGCAGGTCGAGGAAATGCTTTCAGAGGAGGTTCTGGATAAAATGGGGGCAACAGAGACCAAAAGAATGTTCTCCCATATCCCTGTTGCAACAGTAGATGATCTTGCAAAAGGCGATGCAACAATTTTTGGCGTGCCGACCAGGTATGGTATGATGACTGCCCAGATGAGGGCTTTTCTTGATGCTACAGGCAGTTTGTGGCAGAAAGGTGCGCTTGTTGGCAAGGTTGGAAGTGTATTCACATCCACTGCAACCCAGCATGGCGGCCAGGAGGCAACAATTCTCAGCTTTCATACAACCTTGCTGCATCATGGAATGATTATAGCTGGGGTTCCTTACTCAGTACCTGGAATATCTGTAATGGATGAGGTGAGCGGTGGTGGTCCGTATGGTGCTTCTACCATTGCAGCACCCGATGGCAGCAGATATCCCAGTGAGAATGAACTCTCAGTTGCAAAATTTCAGGGAAGACATGTGGCAGAGATCACCAAAAAAATGGTGGAATAA